A genomic segment from Acyrthosiphon pisum isolate AL4f chromosome A3, pea_aphid_22Mar2018_4r6ur, whole genome shotgun sequence encodes:
- the LOC100167534 gene encoding smoothelin, producing MRNADLVVESGDTYEDIEARALLNKFLGASVILHGMEQGNKSPASINTTSSAALVNQVEKQRAQKSPVIRKNLNEQELDNIWDEKQLQILLESCPDYDQRKKIRARLRQIMAEHKACTDVVALAGLTDNTTSNGKNEVTESNSTTVSSKTGTGSYVKTEVHTRTTTSSNRLTKANSVSSSPFAKFQQLERQNSAPNSQTRPCYKFTDPALARSASSIKDRLLNWVKAQTKEYKNLQVTNFSTCWSDGLAFCALIHHFYPEAFDYDKLTPEKRRENFEIAFKVAEDEAGIAPLLDVEDMVVMRKPDWKCVFTYVQTFYRRFHNDPRSVKPSYFE from the exons ATGCGAAATGCCGATCTAG ttgtagaaAGTGGTGATACCTATGAAGACATTGAAGCCCGTGCGTTACTTAACAAATTTTTAGGCGCCTCAGTCATCCTTCATGGAATGGAACAAGGAAACAAATCTCCTGCTTCAATTAACACTACTAGTAGCGCTGCGCTTGTTAACCAAGTTGAAAAACAAAGAGCACag aaatctCCTGTGATTAGGAAGAACCTAAACGAACAAGAACTCGATAATATTTGGGACgaaaaacaattacaaattttG ttggaATCTTGCCCAGACTACGATCAAAGGAAAAAAATCAGAGCCAGGTTAAGGCAAATCATGGCAGAACATAAAG CGTGTACGGACGTCGTCGCCCTGGCTGGCCTAACAGATAACACCACGAGCAACGGAAAAAACG AAGTTACCGAGTCGAATTCGACGACCGTGTCCAGCAAAACCGGAACTGGATCGTATGTAAAAACTGAAG TGCATACTAGGACAACAACTTCTAGTAACCGTCTGACTAAAG CAAATAGCGTTAGTTCTTCACCGTTTGCCAAGTTCCAGCAACTCGAACGCCAGAACTCGGCTCCAAA CTCACAAACGCGTCCTTGCTATAAATTCACCGACCCCGCCTTGGCGCGGAGCGCTTCGTCAATCAAAGATCGCCTACTCAACTGGGTTAAAGCTCAGACGAAGGAATATaag AACCTCCAAGTAACAAATTTCTCGACGTGTTGGAGTGATGGTCTTGCGTTCTGCGCCCTCATCCACCATTTTTACCCGGAAGCATTCGACTACGATAAACTAACACCCGAAAAGCGAAGAGAAAACTTCGAAATTGCATTCAAAGTAGCCGA GGACGAAGCCGGTATCGCACCGCTTTTGGACGTCGAAGACATGGTCGTCATGCGGAAACCCGACTGGAAGTGCGTGTTCACGTATGTGCAGACGTTCTACCGGCGGTTCCACAACGACCCACGATCCGTCAAACCTTCGTACTTCGAATGA